Part of the Plectropomus leopardus isolate mb chromosome 7, YSFRI_Pleo_2.0, whole genome shotgun sequence genome, CCGTTGATGGGGATCCTTttgtggtctgctgcattcagtccaaaccccacaccacttttcccgatgttgttaagtgcttctctatcatagaaaagtcgggcttcagcagaaggggccatggtgtcgaaaaaatagaaaaatatagcaaaaaaggtagcaaggatttgaggagctactggcttcTGCATCTACCTGCGCTACTTTCTCATCTTGCCTGGTAATGGATTGGATAATACTGCGGGAGAtgtttgagagtttgtaaacaagtGCTTTGATAAACTTTTGCTGTTTAACATGGCCCCTatttacttcagttcatcaagaattttcagttttcagattctccgttcaccatggaggcatgcgagaaaatgaaagttttcttcatgaattcagcATAACACACAGCAAATGACTAAAAGACAGATGATGATTTTGTGGGAGAAGTATTCACCTAACATGCCTGTTTATATCTTTACGTTCAGAACTGCAGCAGGTCATGGTGCACAGAGATCGTGTGTGAAGTCCAGCAGCTTCTGAGAGGGCAGACCGCCATCATCCGCGTCAGCCGGCGAGTTCATGATGATTTTTTCAGAAAAGTGAGTTACACCACAGAACACAGATGCCCATTTAAGCCCTGAATTTTTCTGTCctgtgacacaaacactggtcatCACCTCTATGTATCTTTCTGTAGGCCAAATATAAGTCAGTGAGGATAATAGGTGCTTATCGCCTCGCAGCTAAGGAGACTAACCTCATCACACTTGGCACAGAAACAGTCTGGAGGGAGGTAAGAAGACTTCAGCGGGATTTTAACGGGCAGAATTGGAGTGGCATTTATCTTCTCTAATTTTTCCCATCTATTTTTCTGCAGACAGTACTGGAGGTGCTAAAGGGTCGGGCTATTCCCATTTCCCTGTGGATTCTGATTGGTAGCATCATTGGAGGTTTGCTGTTACTGGCCCTCATCATTTTCATACTATGGAAGGTATTTTTTGTTCCATTTACCTTCAAATTTATTCAGAAAATACATGTGCTGTAGACAGAACAAAAATCTCTCTTTTACTTCTCGTCAGATGGGATTCTTCGCACGgaaacaaagaggagaagaTGAGAACCATGAGGACTGAGCCCAAGTTTTGCTGCCATGACAACAGTGAATTTGCCACAATGACTACCACATTTTGTTGAGTCCACCTCTTACAGGCACAGAGACAGTTCTGACTCAGATGCAACAGGGACCTCCAGGACCAAAGAGAGCACCACGAGGGTCCAACAGAAATGCACTAACCCACTATTTCCAGGGTCGGGAGCACTTATGTAAataatctttttctgattttaaggAAAAACCCGAAGTGTATTCAACCAGAATTCTTCTATTTAATATACAGTCACTTTCATGgttttacatttcaaacaatCAATCTGTTGTATGTTTGTCTTAcggttttgtgtttgttcttcaatgaaattaaaactgttgaaaataagTATTCTTGTACTGCATTTATTCGTTTGCGGATCCCTACAATAAAAACACGCAACATAATCTATTCAGATTATAATGCAATCTAAACTGAATCAATTCTGTTGTATAAACCATAGAAAAGCCACACTTGACAGTATTCATCCACAAAAATTaatggaaaagtgtttttggaaaaatatgaTGAGTTGTGATGCTTGTACGTGTGCTCTCAACTTGTGGATGTGGTGGAGTTGATGTAGGACTCTAAAAGAAAGATGCTTTCATCTACCTGGTTCTCTGCTGAATCTAACctggaggaggaaagaaaaacagagtgaaTATTAACACCAACAGACCAAAGGTGTGattcaaaaatgtcaacttggtgcagttgttcaaaaaatgtaatttggatTTGGGAATCCCATGTTTCACTGTACAGGATCATCTAATCTGTCTTAGTTTTGTTCTGGTTTTTAATATCATCCTGATCAAGACACAAACTTTTTAAGATTACCAAATTCAGATAACTGGTGGCCGAAGTGGGACTACATATCACAATGTAGGCTACTAGCTATGTCAAGAACAACAGGTGGAATAGTCAGCGTGGGGGCACTTCAAGTGTAAGCAAGACGGAAAAACAGCACAAGGGAtggaaatgttagaaaatactaGCCTGAAACCATCCTTCTGATAGGATCAGGATAATCCAGATTTTTTGGATCAAAAGTATCCTAATCCCTTTTAAAAGACTGAACAATACATACTGAAGGTTTGATCCAGATACAAAACCAAGACTGGATTATGTGATCGTATCTGATTCAAGTAtcctttttctcctttgaaCGACccattttcacatctttttgtAATATATGACCAGATCAGAAATATGATTTCCATGGCTTAACATGCTAAAGTTTCTTCCATAATAACCGCttaaaagaaagtcaaaaagacaaaacagctgacaaaacttacaaaatgatatttttcctaaaaataaagcgaaaaaaacatttagtttttttttttttttaaactttctgaatcattttttatttgtttccttgacaaaaaaaattctacagCAACCTTCTTTCATATGAAGTAGTTCAAGACTGAACAACCAATTTTCAAGATTTTGTCCGATCAGATCGCTGAAATACGATCAGGTCACTTCTGAACAACTGGGCCCTGTAGAAAAGGGAATAGTTTTGTGCTCTTACTTGTTGATATGAAGCTTTAACGCATCCAGCTGTTGCTTTTCAGGAGCAGTGATCATCTCCTCGACCTCTGTCAGCTGCTCAGGCTCGGCCCCGCTGGCCTGCAGAGACGCCAGGATGGCCTCGATTCGCTGGGATTTCTCCAGCAGACGTCTGTCAATCaagcagaaaacaaatcaaCCGCTGATCTGTgacactgtgagtgtgtgtgtgtgtgtgtgtgagtgagcaaGACAACTTTTAAAGTTGATGATATGAAATTAGCTGACAAACACGACGACATAAAGGTGTGATGAACTTACTTGCTCTCTTTGGTCTCAAATAGGCGTCGCTCTATGAGGTTGGCTACTGTctgcacagagaaaaatatCCAAAGACAAAACATGACTGAGAGCTAAATCAacatgaaagacaaaaatgtgGCACTGGTTAACGCTGGGCAACATACTGATATTTTATCAATATCGTGATCTGATGCTAGATATTGTCCtggattttggatatcataatatcaaaagtgttgtctttttgtggttttaaaggctgcctTACAGTACAGTGATGTTATTTTATCTGTTATATTATGTCTTAACCCACTTAGTCATTCTATCCACATTAcagataattatttattaaatatctcattgtgtaaatattttgtgaatgcACCAATAGTAAACTCTACAATATCATCACAATATAACTATCAAACTATTTGCtcaaaaatattgttgtttttttcccataatgGCCAGGCATAACAGTAGTAGTCCTCTTCTATCTATGTTACAGTACGATCAGGATTTTACCTTGTAGCAGTTCTGAAGCAGCATTCTTGCAGTTGGGAGTTGGTTGACGGTGTAAAGGTAGAAAGTGCGAGAGGGAGCATAGTCAGGAGTCTTTGGGATTTCCTggagaataaaaacatcacGGCTCATGCTCAGAGAGAATGAGTGGGTGGATCAAAGAATAAGAGCTAGAAATGCTCCGTCAAATACAATGACTGAAATCATCCACGTGCCCTTTCAAACTGTCAATATGTCAGTGAAATTGCCAGATCGTcacttttattaaattattccTGCATCACAGAAAAGATACTGAGTAAAACATTAGGCAATGTTGCTCCATAAGtctagttttaaaaatatctcaTTCACTTAGTGCATCTTCAAAAAGTGTGCCAAATAATTTTCAAAGTAGGTTTTTGGATCAGGTCTTTTTTGGACTACTCCTACGTTCTAGGCAGAATACACTAAAAAAATTGGCTGGAGGAGACTTGCTTTGTATATTTAAATTGATCTCGGTGAACAGTATGTCCTCTTATTTTTGTCAAAGCTAAATTATTCGTGGCAAAAGCTAAGAGGAAGGACGGCTTTGGAAACTTTTCCGTGCTGTGCAAGTGTTTCtttgaatgaaaagaaaaaaaggttcatccattcaaaaaactgacaattcgcaataacataaatgtaacaAGAGGAATCATGAGAGCATCTTCACATGTCGATCTTGTACCTGCAGCTGGACCAGGTTCTGTGACAGCAGCGTGTACAGCATGTCTTTAGCCTCTTTGGCTGGAATCATGGCGAAATCCTCCACCTGCTTCTGCTCCAGGTGACGTTTCCTTAGCAACAGGCGGAAGATGCGTGCTGATCGGGAGCCAAATCTGATGGCAGATTAgaaatgattaattaaataatgaTATTCAGAAGATGTGACAATCACGCGTTTATACACAACTGACAACAAACGTACCTCTCCTGAACTACAGACTCAAGTGTGGCCCGAGCCAGATTGGCCAGCGCTCTGTGCAAATCTGAGAGGTGAGTTAGGAAAAGCCGTGCCTTTCATGAATTGAAATGGTGCAAACAGTGTGGACCCATCAGGaccctttaaataaaaacaaaaaaggatacTGACAACGTACATCCCTCCTCCACTTTCACCAGCCTTCCCCACAAACTCCatctagaaaataaaaaaagacaaatggatgtaaaaaaaaaaaaaaaattaaaaaaaaatactgcagataAGAATTGAGCCTGAGAAGTATGTCAGGTGCCTTAAAGAGGTCATACCGGGTCATCAACCAGTAACGTGAGGTACTGGTCTAAGATGGGTCTGGAGATGTTGTAGCTGGTCGGGAGGGATCTGAAGATCTCGTTGGCTGAGAGGGGCTTTGTGCAGGAGGAATTGGGCGCGGTCGTCACCTCACTCATCCTCAGCATTGTCCTCACTATCTCACTGCTGGTCTGAGTTATTAAGAGGAAATTGTTTAGAAAGACAATCGTTTATATCATTAACAACCACAACAGTAATAGTATGTCATAATTCAGAAAGCAGGCGAGACGGGAACACACAGGTAAAGCCTTACCGACTGAGATATTCTCTCTTCTGTCTCAGACAAACTGATGGTTTACGGATTATACATGTTATATAAAAGTTGCTGGTTgacaaattgttatttttgcaaagATCCTGCCTTGCTGTTCCCCCCTTTTCCAgtgtttatgctaagctaagctaactgtctgCAACCTTTTGTTTCATATAGGGGTTGACACATTATCTTCCGTGCCAGGTATTGGgaccgatatttggcattttgccgattaatTGTAgtggcgttttattttaatgatcaccgagttaaaaagtgcaaagaaagtgtcagcattgcTTTGTAAAACCTTAGGGAGCTACTGTGTCAAACCATCAGCAGCATGCATTTAAAAGGAcgctaaaaaaaatcccagacaCAGAGCTTtaataaaagaatttaaaaaatgcaaataaaaccaagaaaaatgccaatctggggttggctttcacaTTTGCTGACAATACAATTTACAAGCAACAATTCCTACCATAAACTCTCTGATAGAAAGCAAATAAGCTTAagcttaaattttttaaataatataaatctgACCTGGTCCAGTTTGTTGGCCACAGCACTGATGATGGCCTGGTCTCTGAAGTGGAGATGGAACCTCTCGAAATTCACCTGCCAGCAAATCCCCTCATCACCGTGTGTCTGAGCATGCAGAGTGGATACGAGACaggcacaaaaacagagagactaaaggtcaaataaaagattcttaatatttaaaatgtaaggGACAAAGATATGAAGATGTAACTGGGGttttaaaactgcagaaaatgtgttaaaagtgtAACTAACCTGTTCCATTTTGGCCTTCTTTGCATTTCTCTGGTCCTCTCCATCCTCACCGGAGAGCTGGCGTTTGCCTCGCCCGATGAGCGTCACCTGAGGCACCTTATAACAGTCGGGGAAGCTCTCTGGTGTGGGTGGGCCGGTGCTCACGGTGGCAGCTGGAGTACCAGGCTTGGCAGGGGTTGCAGGGGTTGCAGGGGTCGCTGGAGTAGCGCTGTccttttttcctgctgctgtcagaggagGGCAGCGCTGAAGAAAATGGGTCTCCACCAGTTTGGAGAAAGCAGAAGACACTTCACTGTAATCCATGCTGCGACCCTCTACAGTAACAGGAAAGAGAAATTTGCTGCTGTGAAAATGTGACGTTTCTTTGTAGATTCTACACAAATGCTATAAAGACACTAAGTGGTTGTAATTAATCCCTAAATATTGcgattttaaagaaatttattttatttgcttgaCTGTCACCTTGACCAGTTTCCACTACGGCtgtaacagtttgttttttttaaattgtgagtGACAACAGAACAAGTAAAATAATCACAACAACATGCAAACAGTCAAGAGagacaaacaatgacacaataaaactaaagacagcaaaacaaaacaatacaaaacaggGATACAGCATCAACTTTCACcgagaaacagaacaaaataaaaacaaacagagatatagcaaaaacatgcatgcagatggatgagtgcgtgtgtgtgagtgtgtgtattttgtttataaacAACAGCACATATACAACATTAACACTGTTTTATACATAAATCATTCTGTAACGATTtagaaaagaaaggagaaaaaagatttttttctctttaaatgaaataaaaataaataactacataCATTTGTTACTATTACTACTAGTAAATTACTATTATACTACCATCATCATAAATAATTAggttaaaaatcattttttgtgcgTCTGTTACAGTTCCTGACTGATGCTGAGATACTGACCCTCCATGTTCTGTGTGAGGCGGTCGGCGACTGTCTTAACCGTGCTGCTCATGGTCATGTGACCTCTCTGAAGTAACTCCTCAATGATGAGCTCTCCGGTGTCACCGTACAGGGTTTTGGCGGTGTAGATGTAGCGCGGGTATCTCAGAATTCTCAGGATCCGATCACAGCTGGTCTGGTACTCTGCGGGGCTCCCAGGTCCTCTACGGCCTGAGCTGAACACACAGGCTCCATGCTGCATTAGCACACAAAGGGACTTCTTTACCTAAAATTAgacagaaagaaggagagaagagcttttttatttttataacttcCTTTGCATTTATACAAAACCACGGTTAGTCATCAGTTTAAGGCAGAGCATGTATTTGTACATTGTATGAGACGTATTAGCAGATAATCCCTCTATTATGGAACTCGGCTTGTGGCActcaaatagttaaaaaaaatacatctgaaaaccGAATCACCTCATAGAAaaaagcgtgcatctactgctagctcacctcgCACCACTGAgatagctaatgttacagctcagtcCAGGAGGGCGCcgtaaatgttaaaatttgtgcTCGAGCAGATGCCAGTTCCTTCTGCGCCGTGATACAGTTGACA contains:
- the polr3c gene encoding DNA-directed RNA polymerase III subunit RPC3, with product MTAQEVRLCRLLLREHFGEVVEKVGTHLVRSGAQNLRTIIHETGISLDLVKKSLCVLMQHGACVFSSGRRGPGSPAEYQTSCDRILRILRYPRYIYTAKTLYGDTGELIIEELLQRGHMTMSSTVKTVADRLTQNMEEGRSMDYSEVSSAFSKLVETHFLQRCPPLTAAGKKDSATPATPATPATPAKPGTPAATVSTGPPTPESFPDCYKVPQVTLIGRGKRQLSGEDGEDQRNAKKAKMEQTHGDEGICWQVNFERFHLHFRDQAIISAVANKLDQTSSEIVRTMLRMSEVTTAPNSSCTKPLSANEIFRSLPTSYNISRPILDQYLTLLVDDPMEFVGKAGESGGGMYVVNLHRALANLARATLESVVQERFGSRSARIFRLLLRKRHLEQKQVEDFAMIPAKEAKDMLYTLLSQNLVQLQEIPKTPDYAPSRTFYLYTVNQLPTARMLLQNCYKTVANLIERRLFETKESKRLLEKSQRIEAILASLQASGAEPEQLTEVEEMITAPEKQQLDALKLHINKLDSAENQVDESIFLLESYINSTTSTS